The Bacteroides acidifaciens genome includes a region encoding these proteins:
- a CDS encoding TonB-dependent receptor, with translation MRIVLTLLLFYVCMSIKAQQQDMTEMKKAIDLMQGMYGVTFVYDSSLVTAKPQALPLTGNSLQENLKRIFDGTGIKWEIRNEYVLLFRPDHYTFSGYVCENSGETLINVTVLDLNTLKGTLSNEHGFFSITLPEGKHKFRFSYIGYQDVVKEVDLSSNYKGVIYLKESSTSLKEVVVVADMNAPLRTTQTGKVSLTTEQLNTEFSLLSSPDLVKTLQSLPGVASGMELLSGMYVHGGKNDENLFLLDGTPLYQVNHLGGLFSAFNTDIIKNVDFYKSGFPARYGGRLSSVVDVRTKEGNTKEFHGTFSLGLLDGRIQFEGPIIKDKTSFNIAMRRSWADLITSPVFFLLNRSNPDDKKKVRYAFHDINGKITHRFSSNNKLSLSVFSGNDLLKAKARQVFDDGEHYDSDFKAKWGNLTTALTWNSQITPKLSGSFTGVYSHNISKYDYVEGSRFFFDREQTSMTEMERSNHSTIDDMGYRMEFDYRPGINHHIRFGSNYLHHIYHPQSTVSRNQTDRDTLSSASASSYKGNEVAFYAEDEMRLSAKARLNTGLHYTLYQTDEKVYHSLEPRLAISYQCSERATVKVSYTEMSQFAHQLSNTYLNLPTDSWVPSTRRVRPMRSRQVAAGIYTELPRHIRLNVEGYYRTTSQLLEYDGGNSLMLPAENWDNLVKTGKGKSYGVEWSLAYKDRYNVIEAGYTLSWSLQKFTDFYPGWYAAKFDNRHKLNIAFRHKFNDRIDAYAAWVYRSGDRATIPTQYVNGPSFPGVPDSGEPELVYEKPNNITLPAYHRLDLGVNFRRTTKRGFERIWNVSIYNAYCRMNAFYTRIERLPDGGFRGKGFGIFPIIPSFSYTLKF, from the coding sequence ATGAGAATTGTACTGACCCTATTGCTGTTCTATGTATGTATGAGTATCAAAGCTCAACAACAGGATATGACGGAAATGAAAAAAGCTATCGACCTGATGCAGGGGATGTATGGTGTAACTTTTGTGTATGACTCATCGCTGGTGACTGCCAAACCTCAAGCCTTGCCTCTGACCGGAAATTCTTTGCAGGAAAACTTGAAAAGGATTTTTGACGGTACCGGTATAAAATGGGAAATCCGCAACGAATATGTCTTGTTGTTTCGTCCCGACCACTATACCTTTTCCGGATATGTGTGTGAAAACAGCGGTGAAACGCTCATCAATGTGACAGTCCTTGATCTGAATACGCTGAAAGGCACGCTGAGTAATGAGCATGGTTTTTTCAGCATTACGCTGCCGGAAGGGAAACACAAATTTCGTTTTTCTTATATAGGTTATCAAGATGTGGTGAAGGAGGTGGATTTGAGTTCCAATTATAAGGGTGTTATCTATTTGAAAGAAAGCAGTACCTCGCTGAAAGAGGTGGTAGTGGTTGCAGACATGAACGCTCCCTTACGCACGACACAGACCGGCAAAGTGTCTTTGACTACAGAACAGTTGAATACGGAGTTTTCGCTACTTAGTTCACCGGACTTGGTCAAGACTCTACAGAGCCTTCCCGGTGTGGCTTCCGGAATGGAGCTACTTTCCGGTATGTATGTACATGGGGGTAAGAATGATGAGAACCTTTTTCTGCTGGATGGAACACCGCTTTACCAGGTCAATCATTTGGGCGGGCTGTTTTCCGCTTTCAATACGGACATTATCAAAAACGTGGATTTCTATAAAAGCGGTTTCCCGGCACGTTACGGCGGCAGACTTTCTTCTGTAGTGGATGTACGCACGAAAGAAGGGAATACGAAGGAGTTTCACGGAACTTTCTCTTTGGGGTTGCTCGATGGCAGAATACAGTTTGAAGGCCCCATCATAAAAGACAAAACTTCGTTCAATATAGCCATGCGAAGAAGCTGGGCGGATTTGATTACATCCCCGGTATTCTTCCTGCTCAACCGCTCTAATCCCGATGACAAAAAGAAGGTACGCTATGCCTTTCACGACATCAATGGGAAAATTACCCACCGTTTTTCGAGCAATAATAAACTGTCGCTTAGCGTGTTTTCAGGGAATGACCTGCTGAAGGCAAAAGCACGGCAGGTATTCGATGATGGGGAGCATTACGACTCCGATTTCAAGGCCAAATGGGGCAACTTGACTACGGCTCTGACGTGGAATAGTCAAATCACCCCGAAATTGTCCGGAAGTTTCACCGGTGTCTATTCACACAATATCTCCAAGTATGATTATGTGGAAGGTAGCCGTTTTTTTTTCGACAGGGAACAAACTTCCATGACGGAGATGGAGCGCTCCAACCATTCCACCATTGACGACATGGGATACCGCATGGAATTCGACTATCGTCCTGGCATCAATCATCATATACGTTTTGGCAGCAATTATCTGCATCACATATATCATCCGCAAAGCACTGTTTCCAGAAACCAGACGGACAGGGATACCTTATCGTCAGCAAGCGCAAGTAGCTATAAGGGAAACGAGGTCGCGTTTTATGCGGAAGATGAAATGCGGCTGTCGGCTAAGGCGAGATTAAATACGGGACTGCATTACACCCTTTACCAGACAGATGAAAAGGTGTATCATTCTTTGGAACCAAGGTTGGCCATTAGTTACCAATGCTCGGAAAGAGCCACGGTGAAAGTGTCTTATACGGAAATGAGCCAGTTTGCACACCAATTGTCAAACACTTATCTGAATTTGCCAACAGACAGTTGGGTACCTTCCACACGCAGAGTCCGTCCCATGCGCTCAAGGCAAGTGGCAGCCGGAATCTATACGGAATTACCCAGGCATATCCGTTTGAATGTGGAAGGGTATTACCGTACTACAAGCCAATTGCTGGAATACGATGGGGGGAACAGTCTGATGCTTCCCGCTGAGAACTGGGATAATTTGGTCAAAACCGGCAAAGGGAAGTCTTACGGTGTGGAATGGTCGCTGGCATACAAAGATCGTTACAATGTGATTGAAGCTGGATATACGCTTTCATGGAGCTTGCAAAAGTTTACTGATTTTTATCCCGGCTGGTATGCAGCCAAGTTCGACAATCGGCATAAACTGAACATCGCTTTCCGGCATAAGTTCAATGACCGCATAGATGCCTACGCTGCATGGGTTTACCGCAGCGGTGACCGTGCCACCATCCCTACACAGTATGTAAACGGACCGTCTTTCCCGGGTGTGCCGGATTCAGGCGAACCAGAACTGGTTTATGAGAAGCCGAACAACATCACGCTCCCGGCATATCATCGGCTCGATTTGGGTGTCAATTTCCGGCGTACTACCAAAAGGGGATTCGAGCGTATCTGGAACGTCAGCATCTATAACGCCTATTGCCGTATGAATGCGTTTTATACCCGGATAGAGCGTCTGCCCGACGGCGGTTTCAGGGGTAAGGGATTTGGCATTTTCCCGATTATACCCTCGTTTAGTTATACCCTCAAATTTTAA
- a CDS encoding FecR family protein has protein sequence MRTTDEKCLHFVLRHYQKNKLDTQKALKAFKEKYQITEQRRKSFRLWWMLPGMVAAILAVVFIYPRFRENGVWKEVTAYSHPVDYVLPDSSFITLFPHSSVRFHEKDYRSSIRRVHMEGKVSFSVKHNNDRPFTVEGKLSKVRVLGTVFTVDESRAGTAIVQVASGKVQLSAIGQPDAVILTGGMVAEVTEERKDIQIIKEGKTGSFIFDNAPLPKVLEELSRFYKVKLVANKTDRRLTASFKDKNLDEIIEIIEKVLNVKIEKKKQ, from the coding sequence ATGAGAACCACGGATGAAAAATGCCTTCATTTTGTCTTGCGCCACTATCAGAAGAACAAGCTGGATACGCAAAAAGCATTGAAGGCTTTCAAAGAGAAATATCAGATAACGGAACAGAGACGGAAATCCTTCCGTCTTTGGTGGATGCTTCCAGGTATGGTGGCAGCCATTCTGGCCGTAGTTTTTATTTATCCCCGTTTCCGAGAAAACGGAGTATGGAAGGAGGTAACGGCATACTCGCACCCCGTGGATTATGTGCTTCCGGATAGTTCTTTCATAACCCTGTTTCCGCATTCCTCCGTCCGTTTCCATGAGAAAGATTACCGAAGTTCCATTCGTAGGGTGCATATGGAAGGAAAGGTCTCATTTTCTGTCAAACATAATAATGACCGTCCGTTTACGGTGGAAGGAAAACTTTCCAAAGTTAGAGTATTGGGTACTGTCTTTACCGTTGATGAGAGCCGTGCAGGCACAGCTATTGTGCAAGTCGCGTCGGGAAAGGTGCAATTGTCGGCTATCGGGCAACCGGACGCTGTGATTCTGACCGGAGGCATGGTAGCGGAAGTGACGGAAGAACGAAAAGATATACAGATAATCAAAGAAGGAAAAACGGGTAGTTTCATTTTTGACAATGCTCCTCTTCCTAAAGTGCTTGAAGAATTGTCAAGGTTCTACAAAGTGAAATTGGTTGCCAATAAGACAGACAGGCGGCTGACTGCCAGCTTTAAGGACAAAAATCTGGATGAGATTATTGAGATTATAGAAAAAGTGTTGAATGTAAAAATTGAAAAGAAGAAACAATGA
- a CDS encoding RNA polymerase sigma-70 factor has protein sequence MNKFTIDIDETFKYYYRPLCLYVLHYVHDTDIAEDIVQDSFSILWEKLSISGAEIENVKAYLYTTARNRSLDYLKKEEIYDPNLSPSDFEDTLSDEEAEERSVREARMWTAIDALPERCREIFLLNKRDGMKYREIAAKFQISVNTVDNHISKALRLIREGTQKVYAFLFN, from the coding sequence ATGAATAAATTTACGATAGACATAGATGAAACATTCAAATATTATTATCGCCCGTTATGCTTGTACGTACTGCACTATGTTCACGACACGGATATTGCAGAAGACATCGTACAAGACAGTTTTTCTATCCTATGGGAGAAATTAAGTATCAGTGGAGCCGAGATAGAAAATGTCAAAGCCTACCTTTATACGACTGCCCGCAACCGCAGTCTGGATTATCTGAAGAAAGAAGAGATATATGATCCGAATCTTTCTCCTTCCGATTTTGAAGATACGTTGAGCGATGAGGAAGCGGAGGAACGTTCGGTCAGGGAAGCGCGGATGTGGACTGCCATTGATGCCTTGCCCGAACGCTGCCGGGAGATATTCCTGCTGAACAAACGCGACGGCATGAAATACAGGGAGATAGCCGCCAAGTTCCAGATTTCCGTAAATACGGTGGATAACCACATCAGCAAGGCACTCCGACTGATACGGGAAGGGACACAGAAAGTTTACGCATTCTTATTTAACTAA
- a CDS encoding helix-turn-helix domain-containing protein translates to MDSQDVCLRLNISPRTLQTLRDNGKLPYSQIQHKIFYKPEDVEALLTFVGLQRKEKILVNVFTTNYFSIFYKQ, encoded by the coding sequence ATGGATAGCCAAGATGTATGTTTGAGATTGAATATTTCTCCCCGGACATTACAAACCCTAAGAGATAACGGTAAATTACCTTATTCACAAATTCAGCACAAGATTTTCTATAAACCGGAGGATGTAGAGGCATTATTGACTTTTGTCGGGCTTCAACGGAAAGAGAAAATTTTAGTAAATGTATTTACAACTAATTATTTCTCAATATTTTATAAGCAATAA
- a CDS encoding AAA family ATPase, whose protein sequence is MIRELSIENFMSIRKEQVLSFEATKDKTSHELLTVEIKPGMRLNRMLILYGANASGKSNILYAYETIWRVLMFPYTNKLQAIPFYPFALDKDKNTRLSVSFYIGQVRYDYSVEYNNRYIISEKMEYAPNGVLSLFYSRKFVHEDVVPDIEFGRTVGLHLKSKKTIVDNTLNNHTVLSTFAKVSLNEDAKIFRDTYNWIVRYVHGMKGNSLLDIAQQLIDNKEKKDYFISAMRKADFNISNISIDNEARMQSGKDVFFTHHTIDGSDFTLSSIDQSLGTLRYFQLQECMFNMLREDHIYSFDEIESNLHYDLLLHFLTTFMMNTANSQILFTTQDQQLLDEEFIRRDMVWFTEKSKEDASTELYCASEFGLHKNLSLYKAYRTGKLGAKPELGSIF, encoded by the coding sequence ATGATTAGAGAACTTAGTATAGAAAATTTCATGTCAATACGAAAAGAGCAGGTGTTATCTTTCGAGGCTACCAAAGACAAGACCTCTCATGAGTTATTGACTGTCGAAATCAAACCAGGGATGCGGTTAAATCGTATGCTTATACTTTATGGAGCTAATGCTTCTGGAAAAAGTAATATTCTCTATGCTTATGAAACAATATGGAGAGTGTTGATGTTTCCCTATACTAATAAGCTGCAGGCCATACCTTTTTACCCGTTTGCTTTGGATAAAGATAAAAATACCCGATTGTCCGTATCCTTTTATATAGGACAAGTACGATACGACTATTCAGTGGAGTATAATAACCGCTATATCATTTCTGAGAAAATGGAATATGCTCCTAATGGAGTATTATCTTTATTTTATAGTCGGAAGTTTGTCCATGAAGATGTAGTACCGGATATTGAATTTGGTCGTACAGTCGGTTTGCATTTGAAAAGTAAGAAAACAATTGTAGACAATACTTTGAATAACCATACTGTACTGTCTACTTTCGCAAAAGTATCTTTAAATGAAGATGCAAAGATATTCCGTGATACCTATAACTGGATTGTTCGGTATGTGCATGGCATGAAGGGAAATAGTCTTTTGGATATTGCCCAGCAGTTGATTGATAATAAAGAGAAGAAAGATTATTTTATATCTGCTATGCGAAAGGCTGATTTTAATATTTCTAATATAAGTATTGACAATGAAGCAAGAATGCAAAGTGGCAAAGATGTGTTTTTTACTCATCACACCATAGACGGATCTGATTTTACTTTATCTTCTATTGACCAATCATTGGGGACATTACGCTATTTTCAGCTACAGGAATGTATGTTCAATATGTTACGTGAAGATCATATATATAGTTTTGATGAAATAGAAAGTAATTTGCATTATGATCTTTTGCTCCATTTTCTGACGACTTTTATGATGAATACAGCCAATTCGCAAATACTGTTCACGACACAAGACCAGCAGTTATTGGATGAAGAATTTATACGTCGAGATATGGTTTGGTTTACTGAGAAATCAAAGGAAGATGCCTCTACTGAACTTTATTGTGCTTCTGAGTTTGGATTGCACAAAAATCTATCTCTTTATAAGGCATATAGAACAGGAAAACTTGGTGCAAAACCGGAATTAGGTTCCATTTTTTAA
- a CDS encoding RloB family protein → MKTRKTKTTIAVIGEGPTEKYYLKSLEGVIHAQVKPVVPNHATSMAELERRIEQCIDDGYNMIFCLIDMDNKKEGRNRENYLRLKTKYHQKTIIKKRQGTESLIRFFENERCLEIWFLYHFKYTTQQFNNSNELAKELERICSYEKTEDFLSRKCKGLHNFLLANGGDLDKAIENSEKSILSKSKEGREHTYSEMADFFYEVMKK, encoded by the coding sequence ATGAAAACGCGGAAAACAAAAACAACAATAGCTGTTATTGGTGAAGGGCCGACTGAAAAGTATTATTTGAAGTCATTAGAAGGTGTTATTCATGCACAAGTGAAACCAGTTGTTCCCAACCATGCCACTAGCATGGCTGAATTGGAACGTCGAATAGAACAATGCATCGATGACGGATATAATATGATATTCTGTCTAATTGATATGGATAATAAGAAAGAAGGGCGTAATCGAGAGAACTATTTAAGACTAAAAACAAAATATCATCAAAAAACGATCATCAAGAAGCGGCAAGGAACAGAAAGTCTAATACGTTTTTTTGAGAACGAGCGCTGTTTGGAAATATGGTTCTTATATCATTTCAAATATACGACTCAACAATTCAATAACTCAAATGAATTGGCGAAAGAATTGGAGCGAATTTGTAGTTATGAAAAGACCGAGGACTTTTTGAGCAGAAAATGCAAAGGCTTACATAATTTCTTGCTTGCTAATGGAGGAGATCTTGATAAAGCAATTGAAAATTCAGAAAAATCTATATTATCTAAATCAAAGGAGGGACGTGAACATACTTATAGCGAAATGGCAGATTTCTTTTATGAGGTAATGAAGAAATAG
- a CDS encoding DUF3408 domain-containing protein translates to MDSGKKKFDPRSIDEKAILDIVARKGTIRPESPATAASRKPEDTEEEIAGSSEAPVFTTGDINAYRASFLNTTRSKSRKSLHIDAGLHRRISSLVWAVGRGEVTVAGFVNQVLAHHFEENGELINAVLEKYYQSLKS, encoded by the coding sequence ATGGATAGCGGAAAGAAGAAGTTTGATCCCCGGAGTATCGATGAGAAGGCTATATTAGATATTGTAGCCCGGAAAGGGACGATACGGCCGGAATCCCCTGCAACGGCTGCGTCCCGGAAACCGGAGGATACGGAAGAGGAGATTGCCGGGAGCAGTGAAGCTCCGGTCTTTACCACCGGGGACATCAATGCTTACAGGGCGTCCTTCCTGAATACGACCAGATCCAAATCCCGTAAATCATTACATATTGATGCCGGGCTGCACCGCCGTATCTCTTCCCTGGTATGGGCGGTCGGGCGTGGGGAAGTGACCGTAGCCGGTTTTGTGAACCAGGTACTGGCGCATCATTTCGAAGAGAACGGCGAATTGATAAACGCCGTGCTGGAAAAATATTACCAATCGCTAAAATCATAA
- a CDS encoding ParA family protein, translating to MKKEPLLIAFASQKGGIGKSAFTVLAASILHYRKGLRVGVVDCDSPQHSISRMRDRDIESVQESDFLKVSLYRQHEQIRKRSYPVIKSNPEKAIEDLHRYIEEQDVVFDVVLFDLPGTLRSEGVVHTISAIDYIFIPLKADNVVMQSSLQFAEVVEEELIARHNCNLKGIYLFWNMIDKRERQETYESWNRVIQKAGLHLLESRIPDTKRYNKELSPLKNSIFRSTLFPPDNRQIKGSGLCELIDELCAVTHLDDCHSL from the coding sequence ATGAAAAAAGAACCGTTATTGATTGCCTTTGCCAGCCAGAAAGGAGGAATCGGAAAGTCTGCCTTCACTGTTCTGGCAGCCAGTATCCTTCACTACCGGAAAGGCCTGAGGGTGGGTGTCGTGGATTGCGACTCCCCCCAGCACAGCATCTCCCGGATGCGTGACCGGGACATAGAAAGCGTACAGGAAAGCGATTTTCTCAAAGTATCCCTTTACCGACAGCATGAACAAATCCGGAAACGCTCCTATCCGGTAATCAAAAGCAATCCGGAGAAAGCGATAGAAGACCTGCACCGCTACATCGAAGAGCAGGATGTCGTCTTTGATGTCGTACTGTTCGATCTTCCGGGAACCCTCCGCAGCGAAGGGGTTGTCCATACTATTTCAGCGATAGATTACATCTTCATCCCTTTAAAGGCGGACAATGTCGTCATGCAGAGTTCCCTCCAGTTTGCCGAGGTGGTGGAGGAAGAACTGATCGCCAGGCACAACTGTAACCTGAAAGGTATCTATCTTTTCTGGAACATGATAGACAAACGTGAACGGCAGGAGACTTACGAGTCCTGGAACCGTGTCATACAAAAAGCGGGGTTGCACCTGCTGGAATCACGGATACCGGATACCAAACGCTATAACAAAGAGTTGAGCCCTCTGAAGAACAGTATCTTCCGTTCCACGCTGTTCCCTCCCGACAACCGCCAGATAAAAGGTTCGGGCCTCTGTGAACTGATAGACGAGTTATGTGCCGTGACGCATCTGGATGATTGTCATTCCTTATAA
- a CDS encoding serine/threonine-protein kinase translates to MKIGDIINGYKVVDYVGAGGMGTVYHVSKEGKDYALKNCRTDDKELVLRFKREVRLMKSINDSNVLNVIDEDLDAIPPYFIMNLCDKSLEDIVELGITEEERFDYVIQLCSGIKVLHDKGIIHRDIKPSNALLQGKLLKVSDLGLGKFIVRDSATLTPTNDKTMGTYDYISPEIYNNGEGRNADKRSDIYSIGKLIYYVFSEGESPLHVNAAKVKTDIFPIINKCTKISPDDRYQDVSEIINELNICQKSREIIISFADMISAHKTGINDSNFAEQVYRYLLTLQDDLGVLIKDLRILKSDGFKLVLRYKREEVSNLINLLLTTHKNDEKYWIQFEDIDILVDRARLLMQTTKILQEKQDLLEFSIKLSIEYNRWPAMSVVVNMLHDLSEQEIKAMALFFTTHKGDINQIKDDVMNTIPEAIKTFIR, encoded by the coding sequence ATGAAAATAGGTGATATAATTAATGGATATAAAGTTGTGGACTATGTAGGTGCCGGAGGAATGGGAACCGTATATCATGTTAGTAAAGAAGGAAAAGATTATGCATTAAAAAATTGTAGAACTGATGATAAGGAGTTAGTTTTAAGATTTAAACGGGAAGTGAGGTTGATGAAATCAATTAACGATTCCAATGTACTCAATGTGATTGATGAGGACTTAGATGCCATTCCACCATATTTCATTATGAACTTGTGTGATAAGTCATTAGAAGATATTGTTGAATTAGGAATAACGGAAGAGGAGCGATTTGATTATGTTATACAATTATGTTCTGGTATTAAAGTATTGCATGACAAAGGAATAATACATCGAGATATTAAGCCGAGTAACGCTTTATTACAAGGGAAACTTCTTAAAGTCTCTGACCTTGGGCTGGGAAAATTTATAGTACGTGATTCAGCGACCTTAACTCCTACTAACGATAAAACAATGGGAACTTATGATTATATTTCTCCAGAAATCTATAATAATGGAGAAGGGAGAAATGCAGATAAAAGGAGTGATATATATTCTATTGGCAAGTTGATTTACTATGTTTTTTCAGAAGGAGAAAGCCCGCTTCATGTAAATGCAGCAAAGGTAAAAACTGATATTTTCCCAATCATAAATAAATGTACAAAGATATCACCTGATGATCGTTACCAAGATGTATCTGAGATTATTAATGAGCTAAATATATGTCAGAAGTCAAGAGAAATTATAATATCTTTTGCGGACATGATTTCAGCTCACAAAACTGGAATAAATGATTCAAACTTTGCAGAACAGGTTTATCGATATCTACTGACTCTGCAAGATGATTTAGGAGTTTTAATTAAAGACTTACGAATTTTAAAAAGTGATGGGTTTAAGTTAGTACTTAGATATAAGCGGGAAGAAGTCAGTAATCTCATTAATTTATTATTAACTACACACAAAAATGATGAAAAATATTGGATTCAATTTGAAGATATTGATATTTTAGTGGATAGAGCTCGTTTGTTGATGCAAACAACGAAAATTTTACAAGAGAAGCAGGACCTATTAGAATTTTCTATAAAACTATCTATTGAATATAATCGTTGGCCAGCTATGAGTGTTGTTGTAAATATGTTACATGATTTGTCAGAGCAAGAAATAAAAGCGATGGCTCTATTTTTTACTACACATAAAGGCGATATTAACCAAATAAAGGATGATGTTATGAATACAATACCGGAAGCTATAAAAACATTTATACGCTAA